The following proteins are co-located in the Camarhynchus parvulus chromosome 17, STF_HiC, whole genome shotgun sequence genome:
- the HSPA5 gene encoding endoplasmic reticulum chaperone BiP has product MRLLLLTLLALGAVWADDEEKKEDVGTVVGIDLGTTYSCVGVFKNGRVEIIANDQGNRITPSYVAFTPEGERLIGDAAKNQLTSNPENTVFDAKRLIGRTWNDPSVQQDIKYLPFKVVEKKAKPHIQVDVGGGQTKTFAPEEISAMVLTKMKETAEAYLGKKVTHAVVTVPAYFNDAQRQATKDAGTIAGLNVMRIINEPTAAAIAYGLDKREGEKNILVFDLGGGTFDVSLLTIDNGVFEVVATNGDTHLGGEDFDQRVMEHFIKLYKKKTGKDVRKDNRAVQKLRREVEKAKRALSSQHQARIEIESFFEGEDFSETLTRAKFEELNMDLFRSTMKPVQKVLEDSDLKKSDIDEIVLVGGSTRIPKIQQLVKEFFNGKEPSRGINPDEAVAYGAAVQAGVLSGDQDTGDLVLLDVCPLTLGIETVGGVMTKLIPRNTVVPTKKSQIFSTASDNQPTVTIKVYEGERPLTKDNHLLGTFDLTGIPPAPRGVPQIEVTFEIDVNGILRVTAEDKGTGNKNKITITNDQNRLTPEEIERMVNDAEKFAEEDKKLKERIDARNELESYAYSLKNQIGDKEKLGGKLSSEDKETIEKAVEEKIEWLESHQDGDIEDFKAQKKELEEVVQPIVSKLYGSAGPPPGEEEAAEKDEL; this is encoded by the exons ATGAGGCTTCTGCTGCTGACGCTGCTGGCGCTGGGCGCCGTCTGGGCGGACGAcgaggagaagaaggaggacgTGGGCACGGTGGTGGGCATCGACCTGGGCACCACCTACTCCTG CGTGGGCGTCTTCAAGAACGGGCGCGTGGAAATCATCGCCAATGACCAGGGGAACCGCATCACACCGTCCTACGTGGCCTTCACCCCCGAGGGGGAGCGCCTGATCGGGGATGCTGCCAAGAACCAGCTCACGTCCAACCCAGAGAACACTGTATTTGATGCCAAGCGGCTCATCGGCCGCACCTGGAACGACCCCTCCGTGCAGCAGGACATCAAGTACCTGCCCTTCAAG GTGGTTGAGAAGAAAGCCAAGCCCCATATCCAGGTTGATGTTGGAGGTGGACAGACAAAAACATTTGCTCCTGAAGAAATTTCTGCAATGGTCCTGACGAAGATGAAGGAAACAGCAGAGGCTTACTTGGGGAAGAAA gtgaCCCACGCTGTTGTCACGGTGCCAGCCTACTTCAACGATGCCCAGCGCCAGGCCACCAAGGACGCGGGCACCATCGCGGGGCTCAACGTGATGCGCATCATCAACGAGCC AACAGCTGCTGCCATTGCTTATGGACTGGacaagagagagggagagaagaacaTCCTTGTATTCGACCTGGGCGGTGGAACTTTTGATGTGTCCCTCCTCACAATTGACAACGGAGTCTTTGAAGTTGTGGCTACTAATGGAGACACTCACCTGGGTGGAGAAGACTTTGACCAGCGTGTTATGGAGCACTTCATCAAGCTCTACAAGAAGAAAACTGGCAAAGATGTTAGGAAGGATAACAGAGCTGTGCAGAAGCTGAGGCGGGAGGTGGAGAAGGCCAAGAGAGCTTTGTCATCTCAGCACCAGGCCAGGATTGAAATAGAGTCCTTCTTTGAAGGGGAAGATTTTTCGGAGACACTCACTCGAGCCAAGTTTGAGGAGCTGAACATG GACCTGTTCCGTTCCACTATGAAGCCTGTTCAGAAAGTCCTGGAAGATTCTGACCTGAAGAAGTCTGATATTGATGAGATTGTCCTGGTTGGTGGATCAACTCGCATCCCCAAGATCCAGCAGCTCGTAAAAGAGTTCTTCAATGGGAAGGAGCCTTCTCGTGGCATTAACCCAGATGAGGCTGTGGCCTACGGCGCGGCCGTGCAGGCTGGGGTGCTCTCTGGGGACCAGGATACAG GTGACTTGGTCTTGCTCGACGTCTGTCCCCTGACCCTTGGCATTGAGACCGTTGGAGGTGTCATGACCAAGCTGATCCCAAGAAACACCGTTGTTCCCACCAAGAAGTCTCAGATCTTCTCCACAGCTTCTGACAACCAGCCAACTGTGACCATCAAGGTCTATGAAG GTGAGCGTCCCCTGACCAAGGACAACCATCTCCTGGGCACCTTTGATCTGACCGGAATCCCTCCTGCCCCTCGGGGTGTGCCCCAGATCGAGGTCACCTTTGAAATAGACGTGAATGGGATCCTCCGTGTCACGGCCGAGGACAAGGGCACCGGCAACAAGAACAAGATCACCATCACCAACGACCAGAACAGGCTGACGCCAGAGGAGATCGAGAGGATGGTCAACGATGCTGAGAAGTTTGCTGAGGAAGACAAGAAGCTGAAGGAACGCATCGATGCTCGGAATGAGCTGGAAAGCTACGCCTATTCCCTCAAGAATCAGATTGGGGACAAGGAGAAGCTGGGTGGGAAGCTGTCCTCTGAGGACAAGGAAACAATAGAGAAAGCAGTGGAGGAAAAGATCGAGTGGCTGGAAAGCCATCAGGATGGGGACATAGAAGATTTCAAAGCACagaagaaggagctggaggaggtggTTCAGCCCATCGTGAGCAAGCTGTACGGCAGCGCCGGCCCCCCGCCCGGcgaggaggaggcagcagagaaggACGAGTTGTAG
- the GAPVD1 gene encoding LOW QUALITY PROTEIN: GTPase-activating protein and VPS9 domain-containing protein 1 (The sequence of the model RefSeq protein was modified relative to this genomic sequence to represent the inferred CDS: inserted 1 base in 1 codon) — MVKLDIHTLAHHLKQERLYVSSEKALIQRLNADVLKTAERLYRTAWISKQQRINLDRLIITSAEASPAECCQHAKILEDTQFVDGYKQLGFQETAYGEFLNRLRENPRLIASCLVAGEKLNQDNTQSVIHTVFTSIYGNCIMQEDESYLLQVLRYLIEFELKESDNPRRLLRRGTCAFSILFKLFSEGLFSAKLFLTATLHEPIMQLLVEDEDHLETDANKLIERFSPVQQEKLFGEKGTEKFKQRVQEMVDSNEAKLVTLVNKFIGYLKQNTYCFPHSLRWIVSQMYKTLSCVDRLEVGEVRAMCTDLLLACFICPAIVNPEQYGIISDAPINEVARFNLMQVGRLLQQLAMTGSEEGDPRTKSNLAKFDKSCVAAFLDVVIDGRAVETPPMSAVNLLEGLSRTVVYMTYSQLTALVGFMRNVMSSDQLKEDRMALENLLANLPQNKPGKSSSLEMTPYNTPQLSPATTPANKKNRLPIGQQLAAITAWDTSATNLSAHITLVTPFATRSRSRSNMLMDQHGDHEGSSQETIPEVQPEEVLVISLGTGPQITPGMMSENEVLNMQLADGGQGDVPIDENKLHGKPDKTLRFSLCSDNLEGISEGPSNRSNSVSSLDLEGESVSELGAGPSGSNGVEALQLLEHEQATTQDNLDDKLRKFEIRDMMGLTDDRDISETVSETWSTDVLGSDFDPNIDEDRLQEIAGAAAENMLGSLLCLPGSGSVLLDPCTGSTISETTSEAWSVEVLPSDSEAPDLKQEERLQELESCSGLGSTSDDTDVREVSSRPSTPGLSVVSGISATSEDIPNKIEDLRSECSSDFGGKDSVTSPDMDETAHGASQLTSPPSQTDSLLALFDPLSSNEGVSAVVRPKVHYARPSHPPPDPPILEGAVGGNEARLPNFGCHALVPAELEAFKQRHSYPERLVRSRSSDIVSSGRRPMSDPGWNRRAGNEDRELPMASSSAGAAAXAAASQSSSSSPSKDSSRGEIEERKDSDDEKSDRNKPWWRKRFVSAMPKAPIPFRKKEKQEKDKDDMVPDRYATLQDDPSPRLSAQAQAAEDILDKYRNAIKRTSPSEGAIVNYDSAEAIGDGESMHDSPRDEALQNMSADDLPDSASQVAQPQGSAFSYRDAKKKLRLALCSADSVALPMLTHSTRNGLPDHTDPEDNEIVCFLKVQLAEAINLQDKNLMAQLQETMRCVSRFDNRTCRKLLASIAEDYRKRAPYIAYLTRCRQGLQTTQAHLERLLQRVLRDKEVANRYFTTVCVRLLLESKEKKIKEFIQDFQKLTAADDKTAQVEDFLQFLYGAMAQDAIWQNASEEQLQDAQLAIERSVMNRIFKLAFYPNQDGDILRDQVLHEHIQRLSKVVTANHKALQIPEVYLREAPWPSAQSEIRTISAYKTPRDKVQCILRMCSTIMNLLSLANEDSVPGADDFVPVLVFVLIKANPPCLLSTVQYISSFYANCLSGEESYWWMQFTAAVEFIKTIDDRK; from the exons aTGGTGAAGCTGGACATCCACACGCTGGCCCACCACCTGAAGCAGGAGCGGCTGTACGTGAGCTCGGAGAAGGCGCTGATCCAGCGCCTCAACGCCGACGTGCTGAAGACGGCAGAGCGGCTCTACCGCACGGCCTGGATCTCCAAACAGCAGCGCATCAACCTGGACAGGCTCATCATCACCAG TGCTGAAGCTTCTCCTGCTGAATGTTGCCAGCACGCAAAAATCTTGGAGGACACGCAGTTTGTGGATGGGTACAAGCAGCTGGGATTCCAGGAGACTGCTTACGGAGAATTCCTGAACAGACTGAGAGAGAACCCCAGGCTGATTGCGTCCTGCCTGGTTGCTGGAGAGAAGCTCAACCAGGACAACACCCAGAGTGTCATTCACACAGTCTTCACCTCCATCTATGGCAACTGCATCATGCAGGAGGACGAGAGttacctgctgcaggtgctccGGTACCTGATCGAGTTTGAACTGAAGGAAAGCGACAACCCCAGGCGGCTGCTGAGGCGAGGCACCTGTGCCTTCAGCATCCTGTTCAAGCTCTTCTCTGAAGGACTCTTTTCTGCAAAACTTTTTCTTACTGCTACCTTACATGAGCCAATCATGCAGCTTCTGGTTGAGGATGAAGACCACCTGGAAACCGATGCAAACAAGTTAATTGAGAGATTCTCCCCAGTACAGCAAGAGAAGTTATTTGGagagaaaggcacagaaaagtTCAAGCAGAGAGTCCAAGAGATGGTTGACTCCAATGAGGCCAAGCTGGTGACCCTGGTCAACAAATTCATCGGCTATCTCAAACAAAACACGTACTGTTTTCCCCACAGCTTGAGGTGGATTGTGTCGCAGATGTACAAAACCCTCTCGTGTGTGGACAGGCTGGAGGTTGGCGAGGTCAGAGCCATGTGCACAGATCTCCTTCTGGCCTGCTTCATCTGCCCTGCCATCGTCAACCCGGAGCAGTACGGCATCATTTCTGATGCTCCTATCAATGAGGTGGCAAGATTTAATCTGATGCAG GTTGGAAgacttctgcagcagctggcaatGACAGGCTCTGAGGAGGGAGATCCACGTACCAAGAGCAACCTCGCTAAATTTGACAAA AGCTGTGTTGCTGCTTTCCTGGACGTGGTGATCGACGGGCGCGCGGTCGAGACTCCGCCGATGTCGGCCGTGAACctgctggaggggctgagcCGCACCGTGGTGTACATGACCTACAGCCAGCTCACTGCCCTG GTTGGCTTCATGCGGAATGTGATGTCAAGTGATCAGCTCAAGGAAGATCGGATGGCTTTGGAAAATTTGCTGGCAAATTTACCCCAGAACaaaccagggaaaagcagcagccttGAAATGACTCCGTATAACACCCCCCAGCTTTCTCCTGCAACTACTCcagccaacaaaaaaaaccgACTGCCCATAG GACAGCAGTTGGCAGCGATTACTGCCTGGGATACCTCTGCTACCAATCTGTCAGCTCACATAACTCTAGTAACCCCTTTTG ccACTCGAAGCAGAAGTAGATCAAACATGCTAATGGACCAGCATGGAGATCATGAAGGATCGTCCCAGGAGACAATTCCAGAAGTGCAGCCAGAAGAAGTGCTGGTGATTTCTTTGGGGACAGGTCCACAGATTACTCCGGGAATGATGTCAGAAAATGAG GTGTTAAACATGCAGCTTGCAGATGGCGGGCAGGGAGATGTCCCCATCGACGAGAACAAGCTCCACGGCAAACCTGACAAAACCTTGCGCTTCTCCCTCTGCAGTGACAATCTGGAAGGAATATCTGAAG GCCCTTCCAATCGCTCCAACTCGGTGTCCTCCCTGGACCTGGAGGGGGAGTCGGTGTCGGAGCTGGGCGCGGGCCCCTCGGGCAGCAACGGCGTggaggctctgcagctgctggagcacgAGCAAG CCACAACTCAGGATAACCTGGATGACAAGCTCCGTAAGTTTGAAATCCGTGACATGATGGGTTTGACTGATGACAGAGACATTTCAGAAACTGTGAGTGAAACCTGGAGCACAGATGTCTTGGGAAGTGACTTCGACCCCAACATCGACGAGGACCGGCTGCAGGAGATCGCAG gtgcagctgcagagaacaTGCTAGGCAGCTTGCTGTGTTTGCCAGGTTCAGGATCCGTGTTGCTTGATCCCTGCACAGGTTCAACCATATCAGAAACCACAAGTGAGGCGTGGAGTGTGGAAGTATTACCAAGTGATTCAG AGGCTCCAGATTTAAAACAGGAGGagaggctccaggagctggagagctgctctgggctgggtaGCACGTCTGATGACACAGATGTGAGGGAGGTCAGCTCTCGGCCCAGCACCCCCGGCCTGAGCGTTGTGTCAG GTATTAGTGCAACATCTGAAGATATTCCTAACAAGATTGAGGATCTCAGGTCTGAATGTAGCTCTGACTTTGGGGGCAAAGATTCTGTAACAAGTCCTGACATGGATGAAACAGCCCATG gagccagtcagTTGACATCTCCTCCTTCTCAGACAGATTCTTTGCTTGCATTGTTTGACCCTCTGTCCTCAAATGAGG GTGTGTCAGCTGTAGTAAGGCCTAAAGTGCACTATGCAAGACCCTCTCACCCACCTCCAGACCCCCCCATcctggagggagctgtgggaggcaACGAGGCCCGGCTGCCCAACTTTGGCTGCCACGCTCTGGTGCCGGCGGAGCTGGAGGCCTTCAAGCAGAGACACTCGTACCCCGAGAGGCTGGTGCGCAGCAGGAGCTCCGACATCGTGTCCTCGGGCAGGAGGCCCATGAGTGATCCTGGCTGGAACAGACGGGCTGGCAACGAGGACAGGGAGCTGCCCATGGCCTCCAGCAGCGCCGGGGCAGCGG CGGCGGCCGCCTCTCAGTCCTCATCTTCATCTCCCAGCAAGGACTCCTCCAGGGGAGAG ATTGAGGAACGGAAAGACAGTGATGATGAGAAGTCTGACAGGAACAAGCCCTGGTGGAGGAAACGTTTTGTGTCTGCCATGCCCAAAG CCCCTATTCCAtttaggaagaaagaaaaacaagaaaaagacaaagatgACATGGTGCCTGACAGATATGCAACGCTTCAAG ATGATCCCAGCCCAAGGCTCAGTGCACAGGCACAAGCTGCTGAGGACATTCTGGACAAATACAGGAATGCAATCAAGAGAACCAGTCCCAGTGAAGGAGCCATCGTGAACTACGACAGTGCAG AGGCGATTGGGGATGGTGAGAGCATGCACGACTCCCCACGGGATGAGGCTTTGCAGAACATGTCTGCAGACGACCTCCCAGACTCTGCGAGCCAAGTAGCACAGCCACAAGGTTCTGCTTTCTCCTATAG gGATGCAAAGAAGAAATTGAGATTGGCTCTTTGTTCAGCAGATTCTGTTGCCCTCCCGATGCTGACACATTCAACAAGGAATGGTCTCCCAGACCACACAGACCCTGAAG ATAATGAAATTGTGTGCTTCTTGAAAGTTCAGCTGGCTGAAGCCATCAACCTGCAGGACAAGAACCTGATGGCGCAGCTGCAGGAGACGATGCGCTGCGTGAGCCGCTTCGACAACCGCACCTGCCGCAAGCTGCTGGCCTCCATCGCCGAGGACTACAG GAAAAGAGCTCCATATATCGCTTATTTAACGCGCTGCCGCCAAGGCCTGCAGACCACACAGGCACACCTGGAGAGGCTCCTGCAGCGAGTCCTCAGAGATAAAGAGGTGGCCAACAGATACTTCACTACAGTCTGTGTGAGGCTACTGCTGgagagcaaggaaaagaaaataaaggagttCATTCAAG ATTTCCAGaagctcacagcagcagatgatAAAACAGCCCAAGTAGAGGATTTTCTGCAGTTCCTGTACGGGGCTATGGCTCAGGATGCCATCTGGCAGAATgccagtgaggagcagctccaggatgcaCAATTAGCCATCGAGCGCAGTGTGATGAATCGCATTTTCAAACTCGCCTTCTACCCTAATCAGGATGGAGATATTTTGCGTGACCA GGTCCTTCATGAGCACATACAGAGGTTATCCAAAGTAGTGACTGCAAACCACAAGGCACTTCAGATACCTGAG GTGTACCTGCGCGAGGCGCCGTGGCCGTCGGCGCAGTCCGAGATCCGCACCATCAGCGCCTACAAAACGCCCCGGGACAAGGTGCAGTGTATCCTGAGGATGTGCTCCACCATCATGAacctgctcagcctggccaACGAGGACTCCGTGCCTGGGGCTGATGATTTTGTTCCTGTTCTCGTCTTTGTTCTCATAAAG GCAAACCCCCCTTGCCTGCTGTCCACTGTGCAGTACATCAGCAGTTTCTATGCCAACTGTCTGTCTGGGGAGGAGTCCTACTGGTGGATGCAGTTCACGGCAGCCGTGGAGTTCATCAAAACTATCGATGACCGCAAGTAG